From a region of the Deltaproteobacteria bacterium genome:
- the corA gene encoding magnesium/cobalt transporter CorA, with product MIKILFWSPEGEIVQTEDVARLKEVYLNKTHALWVDMDEPIEEELSLLETLFHFHPLAIKAVRDELEIPKLGLYEGYAFLVLHRVFYQFKTEVCERREFEVFFSERFIVTIHGRNLSRTFAAACDKVYEHPKEMVAHGTGYVLFRLLNLAIQDYNPALAGWQESLDEMEQKVLRDVKDGILEKILEFKKVVSVMRKNLLPEREILKELYESKDVSFIRPGAKPYFKAVLDNMNTLLRELDGIRDHAASVFDVYAAMLTIKMTESSHQLNFVMQRLTIAATIFLPLTFIVGVYGMNFEYMPEFHWKGFYYLLWAIMLAIAGGMLYFFKRKKWF from the coding sequence ATGATTAAAATTCTTTTTTGGTCGCCTGAAGGAGAAATTGTCCAGACAGAGGATGTTGCTCGTTTAAAAGAAGTTTATCTGAACAAAACCCACGCTCTCTGGGTTGATATGGATGAGCCAATCGAAGAAGAGTTGAGTCTTCTTGAAACGTTGTTCCATTTTCATCCCCTTGCCATTAAAGCGGTTCGCGACGAGCTGGAAATTCCAAAACTGGGTCTTTATGAAGGTTATGCTTTTTTGGTTCTTCATCGTGTTTTTTACCAATTCAAAACGGAGGTGTGTGAACGCAGAGAATTTGAGGTCTTCTTTTCGGAGCGCTTCATTGTGACAATACATGGAAGAAATCTTTCCCGTACTTTCGCGGCGGCGTGCGACAAAGTTTATGAACATCCCAAGGAGATGGTGGCACATGGTACCGGTTATGTTCTCTTCAGACTTTTGAATCTGGCCATTCAGGATTACAATCCTGCTTTGGCAGGCTGGCAGGAATCGCTTGATGAAATGGAACAGAAGGTTTTGAGGGATGTAAAAGACGGCATTCTCGAAAAAATACTGGAATTTAAAAAAGTGGTTTCCGTAATGCGCAAAAATCTCCTGCCGGAGCGCGAGATCTTGAAGGAATTATATGAAAGCAAAGATGTCTCTTTTATTCGCCCCGGTGCCAAACCCTATTTTAAAGCGGTGCTGGACAACATGAATACCTTGTTGCGTGAGTTGGATGGTATCCGGGACCATGCCGCCTCAGTGTTTGATGTTTATGCCGCCATGCTGACAATCAAAATGACCGAATCTTCCCACCAGCTTAATTTTGTCATGCAACGACTCACCATCGCCGCAACGATTTTCCTGCCACTGACATTTATTGTCGGCGTTTACGGAATGAATTTCGAATACATGCCGGAATTCCACTGGAAGGGTTTTTACTATCTTCTGTGGGCCATCATGCTGGCCATCGCCGGCGGCATGCTCTATTTTTTCAAACGGAAGAAATGGTTTTAA